In one window of Pseudomonas chlororaphis subsp. chlororaphis DNA:
- the rraA gene encoding ribonuclease E activity regulator RraA — MNHYLTPDLCDAYPDLVQVVEPMFSNFGGRDSFGGEIVTIKCFEDNSLVKEQVELKGHGKVLVVDGGGSLRRALLGDMLAEKAAKNGWEGLVIYGCIRDVDVIAQTDLGVQALASHPMKTDKRGIGDLNVVVTFAGVTFRPGEYVYADNNGVIVSPSPLKMPE, encoded by the coding sequence ATGAATCATTACCTCACTCCCGACCTGTGCGACGCCTACCCGGATCTGGTACAGGTGGTTGAACCGATGTTCAGCAATTTCGGTGGCCGCGACTCCTTTGGCGGCGAAATCGTGACCATCAAATGCTTCGAAGACAACTCGCTGGTCAAGGAACAGGTCGAGCTCAAGGGCCACGGCAAGGTGCTGGTGGTCGACGGTGGCGGCTCCCTGCGCCGTGCGCTGCTGGGCGATATGCTGGCCGAGAAGGCGGCGAAGAACGGTTGGGAAGGGCTGGTGATCTACGGTTGCATCCGTGATGTCGATGTCATCGCGCAAACCGACCTGGGCGTTCAGGCGCTGGCCAGTCACCCGATGAAAACCGACAAGCGCGGCATTGGCGATCTCAACGTGGTGGTGACTTTTGCCGGGGTGACTTTCCGTCCGGGCGAATATGTCTATGCCGACAACAATGGCGTGATCGTTTCGCCAAGCCCGCTGAAAATGCCCGAATAA